The following proteins are encoded in a genomic region of Methanosphaera sp. WGK6:
- a CDS encoding bifunctional 5,6,7,8-tetrahydromethanopterin hydro-lyase/3-hexulose-6-phosphate synthase: MYEIGEALIGDGPELAHIDLIIGDKEGPVGTAFATNMASMSVGHTPLLAVIRPNLTAKPATLIIPKVTVQNLDDASKIFGPAQTAVGRAVADAVEEEIIPSDIVEDIVIMVNVFIDPSAKDYRKIYQYNYGATKLAIKRAFDKYPSVDKVLAEKDRGTHPIMGFKAMKLWNPPYLQVALDLDNEDKMRSIIRDLPKRERILIEAGTPLVKKFGVEIISKIREERPGAFIIADLKTLDVGRVEVKMAADQTADAVAISGLGTNESIEKAIHECSKQGIYSILDMMNVQDIPEKLEQLNLKPNIVLLHRNIDSETMRDNDNEQASEWGNISEIKSKLGKRGLVAVAGGVTPEKVNKALSNGADIIIAGRYIIGSSDVRRAADDFLRYMPQDSDTMRVALDEDEEI; this comes from the coding sequence ATGTATGAAATAGGAGAAGCTTTAATAGGAGATGGACCCGAATTAGCACATATCGACCTTATAATTGGAGATAAAGAAGGTCCTGTAGGAACTGCATTTGCAACAAACATGGCAAGTATGTCTGTTGGACACACACCTCTTCTTGCAGTAATCAGACCAAACTTAACTGCAAAACCTGCAACACTCATCATACCTAAAGTAACAGTACAAAACTTAGATGATGCAAGTAAAATATTTGGTCCAGCTCAAACTGCAGTAGGAAGAGCAGTAGCTGATGCAGTAGAAGAAGAAATTATACCAAGTGATATTGTTGAAGATATTGTAATAATGGTAAATGTATTTATTGATCCTTCTGCAAAAGATTATCGTAAAATATACCAATACAACTATGGAGCAACCAAACTTGCAATTAAACGTGCATTTGATAAATATCCATCAGTAGATAAAGTATTAGCAGAAAAAGACAGAGGAACTCATCCAATTATGGGATTCAAAGCTATGAAATTATGGAACCCACCTTACTTACAAGTTGCATTAGATCTTGATAATGAAGATAAAATGCGTAGTATCATAAGAGACTTACCAAAACGTGAAAGAATTCTTATTGAAGCTGGTACACCATTAGTTAAAAAATTCGGTGTAGAAATAATTAGTAAAATAAGAGAAGAAAGACCTGGAGCTTTCATTATTGCTGATCTTAAAACATTAGATGTTGGAAGAGTAGAAGTTAAAATGGCTGCAGACCAAACAGCAGATGCAGTAGCTATTTCTGGTCTTGGAACAAACGAATCTATTGAAAAAGCTATACATGAATGTTCTAAACAAGGAATATACTCCATACTTGACATGATGAATGTACAAGATATTCCAGAAAAACTTGAACAACTCAATTTAAAACCAAACATAGTCTTATTACACAGAAATATTGACTCTGAAACAATGAGAGATAATGACAATGAACAAGCATCAGAATGGGGTAACATCAGTGAAATCAAATCCAAACTGGGTAAACGTGGATTAGTAGCAGTAGCTGGTGGAGTAACACCTGAAAAAGTAAATAAAGCATTATCCAATGGTGCAGATATTATTATTGCAGGTAGATACATTATTGGTTCTTCCGATGTAAGAAGAGCAGCAGATGACTTCCTTAGATACATGCCTCAAGACTCTGACACAATGAGAGTAGCATTAGATGAAGATGAAGAAATATAA
- a CDS encoding MGMT family protein yields MLSLGSLKYVVFNSLIGEIGLVWDKNEIIKQIVLPHVQTKKFSYSSLQYKGVLQCTNPSEYIHNVMSDIKNIIMGNNNIHFEDNQLDLDVLTDFQKVVLLKQNAIPYGKVITYKKLADMIGKPRSARPVANVLSSNPFPLIIPCHRTVRSDWTIGGYAGTKDGYFKQFILENEGIQFENGVVKKEYRYQCEDLEVKNVVL; encoded by the coding sequence GTGTTAAGTTTAGGTTCACTTAAATATGTAGTATTTAATTCTTTAATTGGTGAAATTGGTCTTGTATGGGATAAGAATGAAATTATAAAACAAATAGTGTTACCTCATGTTCAGACAAAAAAGTTTAGTTATAGTAGTCTTCAGTATAAGGGTGTTTTACAGTGCACTAATCCTAGTGAGTATATTCATAATGTTATGTCTGATATAAAAAATATTATTATGGGAAATAATAATATTCATTTTGAAGATAATCAACTAGATTTAGATGTTCTTACTGATTTTCAGAAGGTTGTTTTATTAAAACAGAATGCAATTCCCTATGGTAAAGTAATTACCTATAAGAAATTAGCTGATATGATTGGTAAACCTAGAAGTGCTAGACCTGTGGCTAATGTTTTATCATCAAATCCATTTCCCTTAATTATTCCATGTCATAGAACTGTTCGTTCTGATTGGACTATTGGAGGGTATGCTGGAACTAAGGATGGATACTTTAAACAGTTTATTTTAGAAAATGAAGGTATTCAATTTGAAAATGGTGTTGTTAAAAAAGAATACCGTTATCAATGTGAAGATCTTGAAGTTAAAAATGTTGTATTATAA
- a CDS encoding bifunctional ADP-dependent NAD(P)H-hydrate dehydratase/NAD(P)H-hydrate epimerase, whose product MKDVLTPIEMRAIDKNTAYNHIPTLVLMENAGASIAKYIVEHYPDKKKVSIYSGTGGNGGDGFVVARHLLNYGYKVHLLLLSKPENIKNNDALINWKAIEVISTTTKNLKTSIITDSEQLTPDNSDIIIDALLGTGVNGKIRQPTSKAIDTINYSPAIRISIDVPSGLNPETGNVKDKSVIAHTTLTLHKKKTGLVKSEERYTGAIEVLDIGIPQVSEEYTGSGDLLKLKKPEVTSHKGDNGSVLIIGSNTDYIGAVIFAAEACISQGIDLVYIVVPETSASIIKQYNPEYIVRSIPGSILSMDGFELIKPLIEKVDSILIGSGAGLNSKTGELFNNIVKSVDKPIIIDADALKLVDKENIKKGNIILTPHAREFETFFSCELPKKLEAKKELLQKLSIDYTTTILLKGVVDIITCPDDYKLNSTGNQGMTVGGTGDILAGLTTAISTKNSLFESAYIASFIIGCAGDEALDKYGFKYSSKDILEFL is encoded by the coding sequence ATGAAAGATGTACTAACTCCCATTGAAATGAGAGCAATTGATAAAAACACTGCATACAACCATATTCCCACTTTAGTTCTCATGGAAAATGCAGGTGCAAGTATTGCTAAGTATATTGTAGAACACTACCCTGATAAGAAGAAAGTATCAATATATTCCGGAACTGGTGGAAATGGAGGCGATGGTTTTGTTGTAGCAAGACATCTCTTAAATTATGGGTATAAAGTACATCTACTTCTTTTATCAAAACCAGAAAATATCAAAAATAATGATGCACTCATCAACTGGAAAGCTATTGAAGTAATTAGTACTACAACAAAAAATCTTAAAACATCCATAATTACTGATTCAGAACAATTAACTCCAGATAATTCTGATATAATCATAGATGCACTTCTTGGAACAGGTGTTAATGGAAAAATAAGACAACCTACATCTAAGGCAATAGACACTATTAATTATTCACCAGCTATTAGAATTTCTATTGATGTTCCATCAGGATTAAATCCAGAAACAGGAAATGTGAAAGATAAATCAGTTATTGCACATACCACATTAACATTACATAAGAAAAAAACAGGACTAGTTAAAAGTGAAGAAAGATATACAGGAGCTATAGAAGTACTAGATATTGGTATTCCACAAGTATCAGAGGAATACACAGGAAGTGGTGATCTACTTAAACTAAAAAAACCAGAAGTTACATCACACAAGGGAGATAATGGATCTGTACTGATAATTGGTTCTAATACTGATTATATAGGAGCTGTAATATTTGCAGCAGAAGCATGTATTTCACAGGGCATTGATTTAGTATATATTGTTGTTCCAGAAACATCTGCAAGTATAATTAAACAATATAATCCAGAATATATTGTTAGAAGCATTCCAGGAAGTATACTAAGCATGGATGGTTTTGAATTAATTAAACCATTAATTGAAAAAGTAGATTCCATTCTAATTGGCTCTGGTGCTGGACTTAATAGTAAAACAGGAGAATTATTCAATAATATTGTTAAATCAGTAGATAAACCAATTATTATTGATGCAGATGCTTTGAAATTAGTTGATAAAGAAAATATAAAAAAAGGCAATATTATATTAACACCACATGCTCGTGAATTTGAAACATTTTTTAGCTGTGAATTACCTAAGAAATTAGAAGCAAAAAAAGAATTACTACAAAAATTATCTATAGACTATACTACAACAATACTCCTCAAAGGTGTTGTTGATATTATTACATGTCCTGATGATTATAAATTAAATAGTACTGGTAATCAAGGAATGACTGTTGGTGGTACAGGAGATATTCTTGCAGGATTAACTACTGCAATTTCAACTAAAAATAGCTTATTTGAATCTGCTTATATAGCCTCATTCATCATAGGATGTGCTGGTGATGAAGCCTTAGATAAATATGGATTTAAGTATTCATCAAAAGATATCTTAGAATTTTTATAG
- a CDS encoding PHP domain-containing protein, translating into MKIDTHIHSQYSKDSIAPLEDIVKYSQKTGLNAIAITDHDEIKGTWAVRKIKHEGLLLIPGEEVSSTQGHIVALGITDYIKPLQTPQETIDQIHDNAGIAIAAHPYCYYRSGLGNIVQKLDVDAMETMNSRFILGISNYLSKRVSNKNNIPAIGASDAHFIKGIGRCYTEIPDCDDVDTLIKYIKKGKTSAHGERTPMNLIIKEVIRKKGRKTKPKTE; encoded by the coding sequence ATGAAAATTGATACACATATACACAGCCAGTATTCAAAAGATTCAATTGCCCCCTTAGAAGATATTGTTAAATATAGTCAAAAAACAGGTTTGAATGCAATAGCTATAACAGATCATGATGAAATAAAAGGAACATGGGCTGTTAGAAAAATAAAACATGAAGGATTACTATTAATTCCAGGAGAAGAAGTAAGTAGTACTCAAGGTCATATAGTAGCATTAGGTATAACTGATTATATAAAACCATTACAAACACCTCAAGAAACAATTGATCAAATCCATGACAATGCAGGTATTGCAATAGCAGCACATCCTTACTGTTATTACAGAAGTGGTCTTGGAAATATTGTGCAAAAATTAGATGTTGATGCAATGGAAACTATGAATTCAAGATTTATACTAGGTATATCTAATTATTTAAGTAAAAGAGTTTCTAATAAGAACAATATTCCAGCAATAGGCGCTAGTGATGCTCATTTCATAAAAGGAATAGGTCGATGTTATACAGAAATTCCTGATTGTGATGATGTAGATACTTTAATTAAATACATAAAAAAAGGAAAAACTAGTGCTCATGGAGAACGTACCCCTATGAATCTTATTATTAAAGAAGTAATTCGTAAAAAAGGTCGTAAAACAAAACCTAAAACAGAATAA
- a CDS encoding pro-sigmaK processing inhibitor BofA family protein: MILSGILTLIVLLLIVILIIKFIISYGGLILKIGVHLLAGWILLGFVNIVPGIDIPINLLTIIISGFGGVFGTFILVLLSLI; this comes from the coding sequence ATGATTTTATCAGGTATATTAACTTTAATAGTATTGTTGTTAATTGTAATATTGATTATTAAGTTCATCATATCTTATGGTGGGTTAATTTTAAAAATAGGTGTTCATCTTTTAGCGGGATGGATTTTATTAGGATTTGTGAATATTGTTCCTGGAATTGATATTCCAATTAATTTATTGACTATTATTATTTCAGGATTTGGAGGAGTTTTTGGCACGTTTATCTTGGTATTATTATCTTTAATATAG